A part of Myxococcus landrumus genomic DNA contains:
- a CDS encoding hemin-degrading factor, with product MIAPSVSTASSSEPTALRQRWHALRESQPRTRIRDAATQLGVSEAQLLATGVGEDVVRLDLRLDTLLPRLESLGKVMTLTRNESAVHEKRGLYRNVEVNGAVALALDENIDLRLFLHRWRFGFAFREVRPEGTRRSLHFFDPSGMAIHKVYVEDEAGVSAFEQLVSEYTHAEQSRELPVEPVAAAEAPRPDSDIDVEGLVSGWRGLQDTHEFFPLLRRFKVARTQALRLVSPEMTTPVAPASLTWVLEKASASGLPIMVFVGNAGAIQIHTGPVHTVRAMGPWMNVLDPSFNLHLRTDHIHSAWVVRKPTRDGIVTSLELFDAAGENIALLFGKRKPGVPESLEWRALIDELVAALPASTEVVS from the coding sequence ATGATTGCTCCTTCTGTCTCCACCGCGTCTTCTTCCGAGCCCACCGCCCTCCGTCAGCGCTGGCACGCGCTGCGAGAGAGCCAACCGCGTACGCGCATCCGCGATGCCGCGACACAACTGGGGGTGAGTGAGGCCCAGTTGCTCGCGACGGGCGTGGGCGAGGACGTCGTGCGGCTGGACTTGCGGCTCGACACGCTGCTGCCGAGGCTGGAGTCGCTGGGCAAGGTGATGACGCTCACGCGCAACGAGAGCGCGGTGCATGAGAAGCGCGGCCTGTATCGCAACGTCGAGGTGAATGGCGCGGTCGCGCTGGCGCTCGACGAGAACATCGACCTGCGGCTGTTCCTCCACCGCTGGCGCTTCGGCTTCGCGTTCCGTGAGGTGCGGCCCGAGGGCACGCGGCGCAGCCTGCACTTCTTCGACCCGTCGGGCATGGCCATCCACAAGGTCTACGTGGAGGACGAGGCCGGCGTCAGCGCGTTCGAGCAGTTGGTTTCGGAGTACACCCACGCGGAGCAGTCTCGCGAGCTGCCCGTGGAGCCGGTGGCCGCGGCGGAGGCTCCTCGGCCCGACTCCGACATCGACGTGGAGGGCCTGGTGAGCGGCTGGCGCGGGCTCCAGGACACGCACGAGTTCTTCCCGCTGCTGCGCCGCTTCAAGGTGGCGCGCACGCAGGCGCTCCGCCTGGTGAGCCCGGAGATGACCACGCCCGTGGCGCCCGCGTCGCTGACGTGGGTGCTGGAGAAGGCGTCCGCCTCGGGGCTGCCCATCATGGTGTTCGTGGGCAACGCCGGCGCCATCCAGATTCACACCGGCCCCGTGCACACCGTCCGCGCCATGGGGCCGTGGATGAACGTGCTGGACCCGAGCTTCAACCTGCACCTGCGCACGGACCACATCCACTCGGCGTGGGTGGTGCGCAAGCCCACGCGCGACGGCATCGTCACCTCGCTGGAGCTGTTCGACGCGGCGGGCGAGAATATCGCGCTGCTCTTCGGCAAGCGGAAGCCCGGCGTGCCCGAGTCCCTCGAGTGGCGGGCGCTCATCGATGAGCTGGTCGCCGCGCTGCCCGCCTCGACGGAGGTGGTGTCATGA
- a CDS encoding LEA type 2 family protein: protein MSSVMRSTSPVVLLAALACTSWGCASAPASPASRVVTVTAQDTSVVSQGLTEATLRFSAQLEAASAGQVERADYELVSEGKVLKQGTTKLGTRLEPGAPVALSFEERAAYVQSPEDLARLSAQGGTVLLALRGVLVVRTGDSEQKLPFAASRGVRVPRLPTIVVEELDGARYSAEEVQLNLRLGIRNPNPFPLKLSGLTWQVAVAGKAMDSGTLAQSDSVEASATGVYPVEVSVTKDSWGPEVRSLISRGILPYGVTGELTGPLMRVPYSLSGEVKLNVSR from the coding sequence ATGTCTAGCGTGATGCGCTCGACTTCGCCCGTGGTCCTGCTGGCAGCCTTGGCTTGCACGAGCTGGGGGTGTGCCTCGGCCCCCGCCAGCCCCGCGTCCCGGGTCGTCACGGTGACGGCCCAGGACACTTCCGTGGTCTCCCAGGGCCTCACCGAGGCCACCCTCCGCTTCAGCGCCCAACTGGAGGCCGCCAGCGCCGGACAGGTGGAGCGAGCCGACTATGAGCTCGTGTCCGAGGGGAAGGTGTTGAAGCAGGGCACGACGAAGCTCGGGACGCGGCTGGAGCCCGGGGCGCCGGTGGCGCTGTCGTTCGAGGAGCGCGCGGCCTACGTCCAGAGCCCGGAGGACCTGGCGCGGCTGAGCGCGCAAGGGGGCACGGTGCTCCTGGCGCTCCGAGGGGTGCTGGTGGTGCGCACGGGAGACTCCGAGCAGAAGCTCCCCTTCGCGGCGAGCCGAGGGGTGCGGGTGCCGAGGCTCCCCACCATCGTCGTGGAGGAGTTGGACGGGGCGCGTTATTCCGCCGAGGAGGTGCAGCTCAACCTGCGGCTGGGGATTCGCAATCCCAACCCCTTCCCGCTCAAGTTGAGCGGGCTCACGTGGCAGGTGGCGGTGGCGGGCAAGGCGATGGACAGTGGAACGCTGGCCCAGTCGGACAGCGTGGAGGCGTCCGCCACGGGGGTGTATCCGGTGGAGGTCTCCGTGACGAAGGACTCCTGGGGGCCCGAGGTGAGGTCGCTCATCTCGCGGGGAATCCTGCCCTATGGCGTGACGGGAGAGCTGACGGGGCCGTTGATGCGAGTGCCGTACTCGCTCTCAGGCGAGGTGAAGCTCAACGTGTCCCGGTAG
- a CDS encoding HmuY family protein, with translation MSRPTFLSVSRAAAALCLAGTLSACGDDLTLTPAPPNGTHVSHVSNADGSITTVVDATSKEAWIGLDLDTGEQVSAGQDAVWDLSFQRFGVRSRGGVNGKGGVEVAVLPAQDFTRLTQAPVSGYSVDADDGDDEGTDPDTVFQANGGWYAYDVSSHKLTARQQVYVVRSDAQAYFKVEMLSYYDDAGTPAMLKLRWAKVSAPASGSSLDGDEAHASSVEVSH, from the coding sequence ATGTCCCGCCCCACCTTCCTCTCCGTGTCCCGCGCCGCCGCCGCGCTGTGCCTGGCCGGTACGCTCTCCGCTTGTGGTGATGACCTGACGCTCACGCCCGCGCCGCCCAACGGCACGCACGTGAGTCACGTCAGCAACGCGGATGGCTCCATCACCACCGTGGTGGATGCCACGAGCAAGGAGGCCTGGATTGGCCTGGACCTGGACACCGGCGAGCAGGTGAGCGCGGGCCAGGATGCCGTCTGGGATTTGTCCTTCCAGCGCTTCGGCGTCCGCTCGCGGGGTGGAGTGAATGGGAAGGGCGGCGTGGAGGTGGCGGTGTTGCCCGCGCAGGACTTCACCAGGCTGACCCAGGCGCCCGTGAGTGGCTACTCGGTCGACGCCGATGACGGCGACGACGAGGGCACGGACCCGGACACGGTCTTCCAGGCCAACGGCGGCTGGTACGCCTACGACGTCTCGTCGCACAAGCTGACCGCGCGTCAGCAGGTGTACGTCGTGCGCTCCGACGCCCAGGCGTACTTCAAGGTGGAGATGCTCTCCTACTACGACGACGCCGGGACGCCCGCGATGCTCAAGCTGCGCTGGGCGAAGGTGTCGGCGCCCGCGTCGGGTTCCTCTCTCGACGGTGACGAGGCCCACGCCTCTTCCGTCGAAGTGTCTCACTGA
- a CDS encoding TonB-dependent receptor plug domain-containing protein — translation MRGRWCLLVLAWAAPSVAWGRAPSSPSSESRDASASVPVEVASSEPVVGSEDATVVSKQAEVVEGPGAPATSASSTSTEPSLEAEAAKDDVPIARTVVTASRRQERLSETPVATEVITRAEILATGARDASELLAAHPGLQVVQTFAGASVQVQGLGPEYVLVLVDGERVAGRVAGGVDLSRLSLEDVEQVEIVKGPSSVLYGSDAVGGVVNFITRRAHRPLGGELRVAYGELNRLDLDATGEARGEGWGLRVSGGMQRRSSYDLQPSDEGTTGSSLEGFDLSASGDLKGEGAFALEGSAGFSRRTQRGVDLGVAGAVFDRASRDTSMTGRMAPTWKLSDEATLRVEGSYTHFQRRYLRDQRRATALDTVEDTREQQARVGTQLDARVGEHHAFVVGAEVLGELLAADRLDTGQGERGRAALYAQDSWTLATGPKLVVVPGARVDVDTQFGTAVTPRLAAKVDPLSWLTLRGSYGWGYRAPGFQELLLDFENPTVGYAVRGNPDLKPERSRSFSVSAELRPLESSLVWVSAFQHSLRDMIGTSLQQQSEGQLFTYVNVARARVRGGEVGLRQRLPWRLSGEVAYSLTDGRDESMNRALEGQARHRFTAQATWRHREWGLETWARAALVGERPFYPDTDGDGIANPYQSKPYVTVDARVAWRPRESLQFFVLGSNLADAGNATDLPIPPRAFQAGVSFRL, via the coding sequence ATGCGTGGGCGTTGGTGTCTCCTCGTGCTGGCCTGGGCCGCGCCGTCGGTGGCGTGGGGCCGTGCGCCATCTTCCCCGTCGAGCGAGTCCAGGGACGCGAGCGCGTCCGTCCCCGTGGAGGTTGCCTCCTCCGAGCCTGTCGTGGGCTCCGAGGACGCGACGGTGGTGTCGAAGCAGGCCGAGGTCGTCGAGGGTCCAGGGGCCCCGGCGACCTCGGCATCTTCGACGTCCACCGAGCCCTCGCTTGAAGCCGAGGCCGCGAAGGACGACGTGCCGATAGCGCGCACGGTGGTGACGGCGTCGCGCAGGCAGGAGCGGCTGAGCGAGACGCCCGTGGCCACGGAGGTCATCACCCGCGCGGAAATCCTGGCGACGGGCGCGCGCGACGCGTCGGAGCTGTTGGCCGCGCACCCGGGGCTGCAAGTCGTGCAGACCTTCGCGGGGGCGTCCGTGCAGGTGCAGGGCCTGGGGCCCGAGTACGTGCTGGTGCTGGTGGATGGAGAGCGGGTGGCGGGCCGTGTCGCCGGGGGCGTGGACCTGTCGCGGCTGTCGCTCGAGGACGTGGAGCAGGTGGAGATCGTCAAGGGCCCGTCGTCGGTGCTCTATGGCAGTGACGCGGTGGGTGGCGTGGTGAACTTCATCACGCGCCGGGCGCATCGGCCGCTCGGCGGAGAGCTTCGAGTCGCCTATGGCGAGCTGAACCGGTTGGACCTGGACGCGACGGGCGAGGCGCGCGGCGAGGGCTGGGGGCTGCGCGTGAGCGGTGGGATGCAGCGCCGCTCGTCGTACGACTTGCAGCCTTCGGATGAGGGCACCACGGGCAGCAGCCTGGAGGGCTTCGACCTCTCCGCGAGTGGAGACTTGAAGGGGGAGGGCGCCTTCGCGCTGGAGGGCTCCGCGGGCTTCTCGCGGCGCACGCAGCGCGGGGTGGACCTGGGCGTGGCGGGCGCGGTGTTCGACCGGGCGAGCCGCGACACCTCGATGACCGGGCGCATGGCGCCGACGTGGAAGCTCAGCGACGAGGCGACGCTGCGCGTGGAGGGCTCATACACCCACTTCCAGCGGCGCTACCTGAGAGACCAGCGTCGTGCCACCGCGCTGGACACGGTGGAGGACACCCGGGAGCAGCAGGCGCGCGTGGGCACGCAGCTCGACGCGCGCGTGGGTGAGCACCACGCCTTCGTCGTGGGCGCGGAGGTGCTGGGCGAGCTGCTCGCGGCGGACCGATTGGACACGGGACAAGGTGAGCGGGGACGGGCCGCCCTCTACGCACAGGACAGTTGGACGCTGGCGACGGGCCCGAAGCTGGTGGTGGTCCCTGGCGCACGCGTGGACGTGGACACGCAGTTCGGCACGGCCGTCACGCCCCGGCTCGCGGCGAAGGTGGACCCGCTGTCATGGCTCACGCTGCGTGGCAGCTATGGCTGGGGCTACCGCGCGCCAGGGTTCCAGGAGCTGCTCCTCGACTTCGAGAACCCCACCGTGGGCTATGCCGTGCGCGGCAACCCGGACCTGAAGCCGGAGCGCTCGCGCAGCTTCAGCGTGTCCGCGGAGCTTCGCCCGCTGGAGTCCTCGCTCGTGTGGGTGAGCGCGTTCCAGCACTCGCTGCGCGACATGATTGGCACGTCGCTCCAGCAGCAGAGCGAGGGGCAGCTCTTCACCTACGTCAACGTGGCGCGTGCGCGCGTGCGCGGCGGCGAGGTGGGCCTGCGCCAGCGCCTCCCGTGGCGCCTCTCCGGCGAGGTGGCCTACTCGCTCACGGATGGGCGCGACGAGTCGATGAACCGGGCGCTGGAAGGACAGGCGCGACACCGCTTCACCGCGCAGGCCACGTGGCGCCACCGCGAGTGGGGCCTGGAGACCTGGGCCCGCGCGGCGCTGGTGGGCGAGCGTCCCTTCTACCCGGACACGGATGGCGACGGCATCGCCAATCCCTATCAGTCGAAGCCCTACGTCACCGTGGACGCCCGCGTCGCGTGGCGCCCGCGCGAGTCCCTCCAGTTCTTCGTGCTGGGGTCCAACCTCGCCGACGCGGGCAACGCCACCGACCTTCCCATTCCTCCTCGCGCCTTCCAGGCCGGCGTCTCGTTCCGGCTGTGA
- a CDS encoding heme/hemin ABC transporter substrate-binding protein, which produces MKRASWLVAGLLLAQPALAAEPSAKGQAAPAAAKAPVVSVPKLVTVGPAITETVFALGMGEKVVGVDDTSLALAVARGRPRVGYLRALSSESLLALGAGWLLATDEAGPPGVLEQLRTGGMEVVILPNKPTVEAARLRIRTLAEKLGRMAEGDAVIASLEKDLKRAEARASVKPAKPTRVLALYARGANALMVAGSETATNELIRLAGAVNAVSGYSGHKPLTAEAAVLAAPDIIMLPASTLTALGGEQGLRAVPGLSQVKGWKVVPIDDVHFMSLGPQLGKAVHLLQDGMGLPTRDET; this is translated from the coding sequence ATGAAGCGCGCCTCCTGGCTCGTGGCGGGGCTGCTCCTGGCCCAGCCCGCGCTTGCCGCGGAGCCCTCGGCGAAGGGCCAGGCGGCCCCCGCCGCCGCGAAGGCCCCCGTGGTTTCGGTCCCCAAGCTGGTGACGGTGGGGCCGGCCATCACGGAGACGGTGTTCGCGCTGGGGATGGGCGAGAAGGTGGTGGGCGTGGACGACACCAGCCTCGCACTGGCCGTGGCGCGCGGCCGTCCTCGCGTGGGCTACCTGCGCGCGCTCTCCTCGGAGTCGCTGCTCGCGCTGGGCGCGGGATGGCTCCTGGCCACCGATGAGGCGGGACCTCCCGGGGTCCTCGAGCAGCTTCGCACGGGAGGGATGGAGGTCGTCATCCTGCCCAACAAGCCGACGGTGGAGGCGGCGCGGCTGCGCATCCGCACGCTCGCGGAGAAGCTGGGGCGCATGGCCGAGGGCGACGCCGTGATTGCCAGCCTGGAGAAGGACCTGAAGCGCGCCGAGGCTCGGGCGTCGGTGAAGCCCGCGAAGCCCACGCGGGTCCTCGCGCTCTATGCGCGGGGCGCCAATGCGCTGATGGTCGCGGGCTCCGAGACGGCGACGAATGAGCTCATCCGGCTGGCCGGCGCGGTGAATGCGGTGTCCGGTTACTCCGGCCACAAGCCGCTGACGGCCGAGGCGGCGGTCCTGGCCGCGCCGGACATCATCATGCTGCCCGCGAGCACGCTGACGGCGCTCGGCGGAGAGCAGGGCCTGCGCGCCGTTCCTGGATTGTCCCAGGTGAAGGGCTGGAAGGTCGTCCCCATCGACGACGTCCACTTCATGAGCCTGGGGCCTCAGTTGGGCAAGGCCGTGCACCTCTTGCAGGACGGCATGGGGTTGCCGACGCGGGACGAGACATGA
- the aat gene encoding leucyl/phenylalanyl-tRNA--protein transferase, which yields MPIYLLSEEHPELFPPPERADKSGVLAVGGDLSPERLLAAYSRGIFPWFSEGDPILWHSPDPRFVLEPDKLHVGRSLRKTMARGDYEVRYDTAFARVITECGRVPRPGQTGTWITDEMLDAYVALHEQGFAHSVEAWAGGELKGGLYGVSLGAAFFGESMFALAPDASKVAFVTAVEQFKAWGFQFIDCQVETEHLARFGAESWTRKRFLTALRRALDEPTRQGSWTEPAAS from the coding sequence GTGCCCATCTATTTGTTGAGTGAAGAGCATCCGGAGCTGTTCCCCCCTCCGGAGCGCGCGGACAAGAGTGGCGTGTTGGCCGTGGGCGGGGACCTGAGCCCCGAGCGGCTGCTGGCCGCGTACTCGCGCGGCATCTTCCCGTGGTTCAGCGAGGGAGACCCCATCCTCTGGCATTCGCCGGACCCGCGCTTCGTGCTGGAGCCGGACAAGCTCCACGTGGGCCGCAGCCTGCGCAAGACGATGGCGCGAGGGGACTACGAGGTGCGCTACGACACGGCCTTCGCGCGGGTCATCACCGAGTGCGGCCGCGTGCCGCGTCCTGGGCAGACGGGGACGTGGATTACGGACGAGATGCTGGACGCGTACGTCGCGCTGCACGAGCAGGGCTTCGCGCACTCGGTGGAGGCGTGGGCGGGGGGCGAGCTGAAGGGCGGGCTGTACGGCGTGTCACTGGGCGCGGCCTTCTTCGGCGAGAGCATGTTCGCGCTGGCGCCAGATGCGTCGAAGGTGGCGTTCGTGACGGCGGTGGAGCAGTTCAAGGCGTGGGGGTTCCAGTTCATCGACTGCCAGGTGGAGACGGAGCACCTGGCGCGCTTCGGCGCGGAGTCGTGGACACGGAAGCGCTTCCTCACCGCGCTGCGCCGGGCCCTGGATGAACCCACGCGGCAAGGCTCCTGGACCGAGCCCGCCGCGTCCTGA
- a CDS encoding EamA family transporter: METVALVWVLLSAFLHASWNAMLKKHPHPEAGVVGVITVAMVGGGLWALGMKGEAFPTTRGLAWALAAGACESVYLAALSRALHRAPLGLAYTVSRGGAMLLVWPVSMLLLGEPVSAWTLTGAVVLGGGLAVMHVARPTGPAASGVAWAALAAVAIAGYHLSYKLALAEGAQPPALFTTGLLVALPVLMLERGRSLGWGALQRQAWSRPGLVVVAGAICMASFALLLSALNDSGAGAVLTLRNTSIAFALILAALQGERLGRRQLIGAALVSVGAVLLGMPA; encoded by the coding sequence TTGGAGACCGTTGCCCTGGTGTGGGTGTTGTTGTCCGCGTTCCTGCATGCGTCGTGGAACGCGATGCTCAAGAAGCATCCGCATCCTGAAGCAGGGGTGGTGGGTGTCATCACCGTGGCCATGGTGGGCGGAGGGCTCTGGGCGCTCGGGATGAAGGGGGAGGCGTTCCCCACCACGCGAGGACTCGCCTGGGCGCTGGCGGCGGGAGCGTGTGAGAGCGTGTACCTGGCGGCGTTGTCCCGGGCGCTGCATCGGGCGCCGCTGGGGCTCGCGTACACGGTGTCTCGCGGTGGGGCGATGTTGTTGGTGTGGCCCGTGTCCATGCTGCTGCTGGGGGAGCCCGTCTCCGCGTGGACGCTCACGGGGGCCGTGGTGCTGGGCGGAGGGCTGGCGGTGATGCACGTGGCGCGTCCGACGGGGCCCGCGGCCTCGGGTGTGGCCTGGGCGGCGCTGGCGGCGGTGGCCATCGCGGGCTACCACCTGAGCTACAAGCTGGCACTCGCCGAGGGCGCACAGCCGCCCGCGCTCTTCACGACGGGGCTGCTCGTCGCGTTGCCGGTGCTGATGCTGGAGCGCGGCCGGAGCCTGGGGTGGGGTGCGCTTCAGCGTCAGGCGTGGAGCCGTCCGGGGCTCGTCGTTGTCGCGGGCGCCATCTGCATGGCGTCCTTCGCGCTGCTCTTGTCGGCGCTCAACGACAGCGGGGCAGGGGCGGTGCTCACGCTGCGCAATACGTCCATCGCGTTCGCGCTGATTCTGGCCGCGCTCCAGGGAGAGAGGCTCGGGCGCCGACAGCTCATCGGCGCAGCGCTCGTCTCCGTGGGCGCGGTGTTGCTGGGGATGCCCGCGTGA
- a CDS encoding heme ABC transporter ATP-binding protein, with protein sequence MSLQARGIEVWRGRGCALGPLSLELVPGEVLAVVGPNGAGKSTLLSAFSGELRCAVGEILLDGQPLLKWPSRERALRLGVLPQESSLGFGFTVLEVALLGRSPHASRGEGSADMEVALAALDVMDIRHLASRPYTALSGGERQRAQLARVLAQLWDAPADGHRYLLLDEPTSSLDLAHQHLVLEEATRFARKGGAVLAVLHDLNLAARYANRIAVLAGGKLVELGPPSQVLRAELIASTFGLQVQVVEWPDVAGPLVIPSGRASPPA encoded by the coding sequence ATGAGCCTTCAGGCACGAGGCATCGAAGTGTGGCGGGGCCGAGGGTGCGCCTTGGGCCCGCTGTCCCTGGAGTTGGTCCCGGGCGAAGTGCTCGCTGTCGTGGGGCCCAACGGCGCTGGCAAGTCCACGCTGTTGTCCGCGTTCTCGGGAGAGCTTCGCTGCGCGGTGGGCGAGATCCTGCTGGATGGGCAGCCGCTGTTGAAGTGGCCTTCGCGGGAACGCGCGCTGCGGTTGGGCGTGCTCCCACAGGAGTCGTCGCTGGGATTTGGTTTCACGGTGCTGGAGGTGGCGCTCCTGGGCCGCAGTCCTCATGCGTCGCGAGGTGAGGGCAGCGCGGACATGGAGGTGGCGCTGGCCGCGCTGGATGTGATGGACATCCGGCATCTGGCGTCGCGGCCGTACACGGCGCTCTCGGGTGGAGAGCGGCAGCGCGCGCAGCTCGCGCGCGTGTTGGCGCAACTCTGGGATGCGCCGGCGGATGGACACCGCTATCTCTTGCTCGACGAACCGACGTCGAGCCTGGACCTGGCGCATCAGCACCTGGTCCTAGAGGAGGCCACGCGTTTTGCCCGCAAGGGCGGCGCGGTGCTCGCGGTGCTTCACGACTTGAACCTCGCGGCGCGCTACGCGAATCGCATCGCGGTGCTCGCCGGGGGCAAGCTGGTGGAGCTGGGGCCTCCCTCTCAAGTCCTGCGTGCCGAGCTCATCGCCAGCACGTTTGGTCTGCAGGTCCAGGTGGTCGAGTGGCCGGATGTCGCCGGTCCGCTCGTCATCCCCTCGGGCCGTGCTTCGCCTCCTGCGTGA
- a CDS encoding WD40 repeat domain-containing protein yields the protein MTSSRPVITPANASRLKRVGRLGPELKAAISGQRLAFSPQGSGVLALASGGTPLRWWDVGTLPDGLGRIHEPRFEVEVAVLPDAEHIVTVAPASLSPAGLWRPRLVSLSTKDGTLTREHHLSNAVTRLAMSSGGEWLLLIPLEGDAPLVWDVKTWRPRCELAPMDMGVSVSSCALSPDGRFAAATFSPDNRSAGNLWLWEVREGAQPVTLSIGASSVWSLAFHPTQPLLVVGGNTEEVAVVDLGQRRLVKVLTGFNGYACNLGFNPQGDLLAVSWDGRGFGVHRFDTGEALFHASDGDDLHTSDALFSPDGRLVAWGQGDGTVGLWGVED from the coding sequence ATGACTTCCTCACGTCCTGTCATCACTCCGGCCAATGCTTCGCGGCTGAAGCGGGTCGGCCGGCTTGGCCCCGAGCTGAAGGCCGCCATCTCGGGCCAGCGGCTCGCGTTCTCGCCCCAGGGCTCCGGGGTCCTCGCGCTGGCTTCGGGGGGCACGCCGTTGCGGTGGTGGGACGTGGGGACGCTGCCTGACGGGCTCGGGAGGATTCACGAGCCGCGCTTCGAGGTGGAGGTGGCGGTGCTCCCCGACGCGGAGCACATCGTCACCGTGGCCCCCGCGAGCCTCTCGCCCGCGGGCCTCTGGCGGCCGAGGCTGGTGTCCCTCTCCACGAAGGATGGGACGCTCACACGTGAGCATCACCTGTCCAACGCGGTGACCCGGCTCGCCATGTCCTCGGGGGGCGAGTGGCTGCTGCTGATTCCGCTGGAGGGGGATGCGCCCTTGGTGTGGGACGTGAAGACCTGGCGGCCCCGGTGTGAGCTCGCGCCGATGGACATGGGCGTCTCCGTGTCGTCGTGCGCGCTCTCTCCGGATGGTCGCTTCGCGGCGGCGACCTTCTCGCCGGACAACAGAAGCGCGGGGAACCTCTGGCTCTGGGAGGTGCGTGAAGGCGCTCAGCCGGTGACGCTGTCCATCGGCGCTTCCTCCGTGTGGAGTCTCGCTTTCCATCCGACGCAGCCGCTCCTGGTCGTGGGCGGCAACACGGAGGAGGTCGCGGTGGTGGACCTCGGACAGCGTCGCCTCGTGAAGGTGCTCACAGGCTTCAATGGCTACGCGTGCAACCTCGGCTTCAATCCCCAAGGGGACCTGCTCGCGGTGTCCTGGGATGGTCGGGGCTTCGGTGTCCACCGCTTCGACACGGGCGAGGCGCTGTTCCACGCGAGTGACGGGGATGACCTGCACACGAGTGATGCGCTCTTCTCTCCCGATGGGCGTCTGGTGGCGTGGGGCCAGGGCGACGGCACCGTGGGCTTGTGGGGCGTGGAGGACTGA
- a CDS encoding FecCD family ABC transporter permease — protein MSASEVASSPVPASFQAREQARPAHARPRPWWVLGTALAGAVLTSLAIGSVRVPLLGLVGSVLETVGVETGHRLEPMQEAVLLSIRLPRVVLGVLVGAVLATCGAALQALFRNPLVEPGLLGTSSGAALGAVTAIVMDVALSSRLGPFRILAVPGAAFIGALGATLLAQRIGTGGGRTETARILLSGVAVSAGAAAGIGLLMQVATDAQLRTITFWTWGSLGGSSWSVVGASAVPLAVALWLLLREARTLNVLLLGEREAWHLGVDVERLKRRLILAAALGVGAAVSVTGIIGFVGLLVPALLRLALGPDHRRLMGASALLGSTLLVVADTLSRTAADPAELPVGALTSVLGVPVFVALLARGKGAV, from the coding sequence ATGAGCGCGTCGGAGGTCGCCTCCTCGCCCGTGCCCGCGTCGTTTCAGGCGCGGGAGCAGGCGCGGCCCGCTCACGCACGGCCACGTCCGTGGTGGGTGCTGGGCACCGCGCTCGCGGGCGCGGTGTTGACGTCGCTCGCCATCGGCTCCGTGCGGGTGCCGCTCCTGGGGCTCGTGGGCAGTGTGCTTGAGACCGTGGGGGTGGAGACGGGGCACCGGCTGGAGCCCATGCAGGAGGCGGTGCTGCTCTCCATCCGCCTGCCGCGCGTGGTGCTCGGTGTGCTGGTGGGGGCGGTGCTCGCCACGTGTGGTGCCGCGCTCCAGGCGTTGTTCCGCAATCCGCTCGTGGAGCCGGGGTTGTTGGGCACCTCGAGTGGCGCGGCGCTGGGCGCGGTGACGGCCATCGTCATGGACGTGGCGCTCAGCTCTCGGCTGGGGCCGTTCCGCATCCTGGCCGTGCCGGGCGCGGCCTTCATCGGCGCGCTGGGGGCCACGCTGCTCGCGCAGCGGATTGGGACGGGCGGTGGGCGCACGGAGACGGCGCGCATCCTCCTGTCCGGCGTGGCGGTGAGCGCGGGGGCGGCGGCGGGCATCGGCCTGCTCATGCAGGTGGCCACGGACGCGCAGCTTCGCACCATCACCTTCTGGACGTGGGGCAGTCTGGGAGGCTCCTCGTGGAGCGTGGTGGGGGCGTCGGCGGTTCCGCTCGCGGTGGCGCTGTGGCTGCTCTTGCGCGAGGCGCGCACGCTCAACGTGTTGCTCCTGGGGGAGCGAGAGGCGTGGCACCTGGGCGTGGACGTGGAGCGGCTCAAGCGCCGGCTCATCCTCGCGGCCGCGCTGGGGGTTGGAGCGGCGGTGTCCGTCACGGGCATCATCGGCTTCGTGGGCTTGCTGGTGCCCGCGCTGTTGCGGCTGGCGCTGGGACCGGACCATCGCAGGTTGATGGGTGCCTCCGCGCTGCTGGGCTCCACGCTGCTGGTGGTGGCGGACACGTTGTCTCGCACGGCGGCGGACCCGGCGGAGCTCCCCGTGGGCGCGCTGACGTCCGTGTTGGGGGTGCCGGTCTTCGTCGCGCTCCTGGCGCGCGGCAAGGGGGCAGTATGA